Proteins encoded in a region of the Flavobacterium sp. MDT1-60 genome:
- a CDS encoding type IX secretion system membrane protein PorP/SprF, with product MRTKLFSFVIMFVTIVGFAQQDAQFTQYMYNTININPAYAGSRGALSVFGLYRTQWVGLDGAPETSSFSVNTPINNSNIGIGASLLNDKIGPTNENNISVDLSYTVQTSANFKLSFGIKGTANIFNLDVSKLNPEDQGDPQFQDLDNKFSPNVGAGIYWHSDKAYIGLSVPNFIETNRYDDNDVAIYKDKINYYLMAGYVFDLDKYQYIKFKPAVLTKMVEGAPLQVDVSANFMFYDKFVVGVAYRWSASLSAMVGFQITDGLYLGYGYDRETTNLNNYNSGSHEIFLRYEFFKNNSKMTTPRFF from the coding sequence ATGAGAACAAAATTATTTTCCTTCGTCATAATGTTTGTTACAATTGTAGGTTTTGCACAGCAGGACGCGCAATTTACACAATACATGTACAATACTATAAATATTAATCCTGCCTATGCAGGTTCTCGTGGAGCTTTAAGCGTTTTTGGCCTATACCGCACACAATGGGTCGGACTAGATGGAGCTCCTGAAACTAGTAGTTTTTCAGTCAATACACCAATTAATAATAGTAATATAGGAATTGGAGCTTCGCTATTAAATGATAAGATCGGACCAACAAATGAGAATAATATCTCCGTTGATCTTTCTTATACTGTTCAGACATCTGCTAATTTCAAACTTTCTTTTGGTATTAAAGGAACTGCTAATATCTTCAATTTAGATGTGAGCAAACTAAATCCGGAAGATCAGGGAGATCCGCAGTTTCAGGATCTCGACAATAAATTCTCTCCAAATGTGGGAGCCGGGATATATTGGCATTCTGATAAAGCATATATTGGTTTGTCTGTACCTAATTTTATTGAAACCAATCGATATGACGATAATGACGTAGCGATTTACAAAGATAAAATCAATTATTATTTGATGGCCGGTTATGTATTTGATCTTGATAAATACCAATACATAAAATTCAAACCTGCTGTACTTACCAAAATGGTAGAAGGCGCACCACTTCAGGTAGATGTATCAGCCAATTTTATGTTTTATGACAAATTTGTAGTCGGTGTTGCTTACAGATGGAGCGCCTCACTTAGTGCTATGGTAGGATTTCAGATCACAGATGGACTTTATTTAGGTTATGGTTATGATCGTGAAACCACAAACTTAAATAATTATAATTCAGGATCGCATGAGATATTCCTTCGCTATGAATTCTTCAAAAACAATAGTAAAATGACAACTCCACGTTTCTTCTAA
- the pdxH gene encoding pyridoxamine 5'-phosphate oxidase — MNDLSNYRKSYEKSELLESNIPEDPINLFNRWFHEVEDFGGSGEVNAMTVSTIGLDGFPKSRVVLLKKFSEEGFIFYTNYNSEKGKAITANPHVCLSFFWPEMERQVIIKGIAQKTSENISDGYFDSRPDGSKLGAIVSNQSEVIPSRTFLEENLKKLEAEFEGKPIPRPENWGGFLVTPLEVEFWQGRPNRLHDRIRYQSQSDYSWKIERLSS, encoded by the coding sequence ATGAACGATTTAAGCAATTATAGAAAGTCTTACGAGAAAAGCGAATTATTAGAAAGTAATATTCCGGAAGATCCAATCAATCTTTTTAACCGATGGTTTCATGAAGTGGAGGACTTTGGCGGAAGCGGAGAAGTAAACGCCATGACCGTTTCTACAATTGGTTTGGATGGTTTTCCGAAATCCCGAGTAGTTTTATTAAAGAAATTTTCTGAAGAAGGGTTTATTTTTTATACCAATTATAATTCTGAAAAAGGAAAAGCAATTACGGCAAACCCACATGTTTGTTTGTCTTTTTTTTGGCCCGAAATGGAACGTCAGGTGATTATTAAAGGAATTGCTCAAAAAACTTCTGAAAACATATCAGACGGCTATTTTGATTCCCGCCCGGACGGGAGTAAGTTAGGCGCTATCGTTTCGAATCAAAGTGAAGTGATTCCGTCGAGAACTTTTTTAGAAGAAAACTTAAAGAAATTAGAAGCAGAATTTGAAGGAAAACCGATTCCGAGACCTGAAAATTGGGGTGGATTTTTAGTAACTCCTCTGGAAGTAGAATTTTGGCAAGGAAGACCAAATAGATTACATGACAGGATTAGATACCAAAGTCAATCTGATTATTCGTGGAAAATTGAGCGATTATCGTCTTAG
- a CDS encoding ribonuclease Z has protein sequence MKLTILGCYAATPRTITNPTSQVLEIKNRLFLIDCGEGTQVQLRKNKIKFSKINHIFISHLHGDHFFGLIGTISTFALLGRTTDLHIYGPKGVKEIITLQLRLSNAWTTYNLFFHELESTESEVIFEDSKVIVKTIPLKHRVYTNGFLFREKPGDRKLNVEAVQHYNIHTAYYQKIKGGGNVTLDNGTVIENAKLSFDPIPSMSYAFCSDTVYNEAIIPIIENVDVLYHESTFLESEALLAEKTLHSTAKEAARIALKANVKQLVLGHYSTRYDGLERFKEEAETVFPNVVLADDGRSFEW, from the coding sequence ATGAAATTAACCATACTTGGCTGTTATGCCGCAACTCCCAGAACCATTACAAACCCGACTTCGCAGGTTTTAGAAATTAAGAACAGATTGTTTTTAATTGACTGTGGCGAAGGAACTCAGGTTCAATTGCGTAAAAACAAGATTAAATTTTCCAAAATTAATCACATTTTTATTTCGCATTTGCATGGAGATCATTTCTTTGGATTAATCGGAACCATTTCGACTTTTGCACTTTTAGGACGTACAACCGATTTACATATTTACGGACCAAAAGGAGTGAAGGAAATCATTACGTTACAATTGAGATTATCGAATGCCTGGACTACTTATAATCTGTTTTTTCATGAATTGGAATCAACTGAAAGTGAGGTTATATTTGAAGACAGCAAAGTAATTGTAAAAACGATTCCGTTGAAACATCGAGTGTACACAAATGGATTTCTGTTTAGGGAAAAGCCTGGTGACAGAAAACTTAATGTGGAAGCCGTTCAACATTATAATATTCACACAGCTTATTATCAAAAAATAAAAGGTGGAGGAAATGTTACACTGGATAACGGAACCGTAATTGAAAACGCAAAATTATCTTTCGACCCAATTCCGTCCATGAGTTATGCTTTTTGCTCAGACACGGTTTATAATGAAGCCATAATTCCGATTATTGAAAATGTAGACGTTTTATATCACGAATCAACATTTTTAGAATCAGAAGCGCTTTTAGCAGAAAAAACACTGCATTCCACAGCAAAAGAAGCTGCGAGAATTGCGCTTAAAGCAAATGTAAAACAATTGGTTTTAGGGCATTATTCAACACGATATGACGGCCTGGAACGTTTTAAAGAAGAAGCAGAAACTGTTTTTCCAAATGTGGTTCTTGCAGATGACGGAAGAAGTTTTGAGTGGTAA
- a CDS encoding aspartate carbamoyltransferase catalytic subunit — MKELSVNHLLGIKYINENDINLIFETADHFKEVINRPIKKVPSLRDITIANIFFENSTRTKLSFELAQKRLSADVISFSAAQSSVKKGETLIDTVNNILSMKVDMVVMRHSNPGAAYFLSKNVKASIVNAGDGAHEHPTQALLDSYSIREKLGDVAGKKVVIVGDILHSRVALSNIYALKMQGAEVKVCGPKTLIPRYIESLGVTVEPNLRKALEWCDVANMLRVQNERMDVNFFPSTREYAQQYGVDKPLLDSLGKEIVIMHPGPINRGVEITSEVADSDHSVILNQVENGVAIRMAVIYLLASKIQ, encoded by the coding sequence ATGAAAGAATTAAGCGTAAATCATTTATTAGGAATTAAATACATCAACGAGAATGATATTAACCTAATTTTTGAAACGGCAGATCATTTTAAAGAAGTCATTAACCGACCAATTAAAAAAGTTCCTTCATTACGAGATATTACCATTGCTAACATTTTCTTCGAAAACAGTACCAGAACCAAACTTTCGTTCGAGTTAGCCCAAAAAAGATTATCGGCAGATGTGATTAGTTTTTCTGCAGCTCAGTCTTCGGTTAAAAAAGGAGAAACACTTATTGATACTGTAAACAATATCCTTTCAATGAAAGTGGATATGGTTGTAATGCGCCACTCCAATCCCGGAGCGGCTTATTTTTTATCTAAAAATGTCAAAGCAAGTATCGTAAACGCTGGCGACGGCGCGCACGAACACCCAACACAGGCATTATTAGACAGTTATTCGATCAGAGAAAAACTGGGTGATGTTGCTGGAAAAAAAGTAGTTATTGTAGGCGATATTCTGCATTCAAGAGTTGCCTTATCCAATATATATGCATTAAAAATGCAAGGCGCAGAAGTAAAAGTTTGCGGGCCAAAAACGCTAATTCCGAGATATATCGAATCACTTGGAGTTACGGTCGAGCCGAATTTGCGAAAAGCATTAGAATGGTGCGACGTTGCCAATATGCTTCGTGTACAAAACGAACGTATGGATGTGAACTTTTTCCCTTCAACAAGAGAATATGCACAGCAGTACGGAGTAGATAAACCGCTTCTGGATTCTCTGGGAAAAGAAATCGTCATCATGCACCCGGGACCAATCAACAGGGGAGTAGAGATTACTTCTGAAGTAGCGGACTCAGATCATTCTGTAATCCTGAATCAGGTAGAGAACGGAGTAGCGATTAGAATGGCGGTTATTTATCTTTTAGCGTCTAAAATTCAGTAA
- a CDS encoding ribonuclease Z, which produces MKVDQKGHTVTIKNTQGDFNSFLEKVTQQFKTFEKQNIIIDLSADSNLSESDLKLFLPLSKQQKKSKKSFVIVVSDLDFNSISDKLVVVPSLLEAHDIIEMEEIERDLGF; this is translated from the coding sequence ATGAAAGTAGATCAAAAAGGACATACCGTTACGATTAAAAACACCCAGGGAGATTTTAATTCTTTTTTGGAGAAAGTGACGCAACAATTTAAAACCTTTGAAAAACAAAATATTATAATCGATTTGTCAGCAGATTCTAATTTGTCTGAAAGCGATTTAAAACTTTTTTTACCACTTTCTAAACAACAAAAGAAATCAAAAAAATCATTTGTAATTGTAGTTTCTGATCTTGATTTCAACTCGATTTCTGATAAATTAGTGGTGGTTCCTTCTCTTTTGGAAGCGCATGATATTATCGAAATGGAAGAAATTGAAAGAGACCTCGGGTTTTAA
- a CDS encoding CAP domain-containing protein yields the protein MKKKIMHTMLFIAIFIAMNSCSADTAEGTESSTTTEALITNYTYNDSELQTMQLINDYRVRIGLNALQRINHISYKCQEHNAYMIANNVVNHNDFTARSENVMQVLGAKNVGENVAYNYKTSEAVLKAWLESPGHKENIEGNFTHFGLSVTTDPATGNKYYTNIFVRI from the coding sequence ATGAAGAAGAAAATTATGCACACCATGCTGTTCATTGCAATTTTTATTGCAATGAACTCATGCTCTGCAGATACTGCCGAAGGAACGGAGAGTAGTACTACAACTGAAGCTCTGATAACGAATTATACTTACAACGATTCAGAGTTACAAACCATGCAATTAATAAACGATTACCGGGTACGAATTGGTTTAAATGCATTGCAAAGAATAAATCATATCTCTTATAAATGTCAGGAACATAATGCTTACATGATTGCCAATAATGTTGTAAATCATAATGATTTTACGGCGCGATCTGAAAATGTTATGCAAGTACTTGGTGCCAAAAATGTGGGTGAAAATGTAGCCTACAATTATAAAACTTCTGAGGCTGTATTAAAAGCCTGGCTAGAAAGTCCTGGACACAAAGAAAATATCGAAGGTAATTTTACCCACTTCGGATTATCTGTTACGACAGATCCTGCAACAGGAAATAAATACTATACTAATATATTCGTTAGAATTTAA